The DNA window TAAAAAATCAAATTATAGATATCTTTTCTCGTATCGGATTTAACGTGAGTGAAGGCCCAGAAATAGAAGACGATTGGCACAATTTTACCGCATTAAACTTACCAGAATATCATCCAGCTCGAGATATGCAGGATACATTCTTTATTCAAACAGATCCCGATGTGTTATTGCGTACACATACGAGTTCTGTTCAAGTACGTTATATGGAAAACAATAAGCCTCCTATTCGTACGATTTCTCCTGGTCGTGTGTTTCGTAACGAAGCTATTTCAGCACGTTCACACTGTTTTTTTCATCAGGTAGAAGGTTTGTATATTGATAAAGATGTGAGTTTTGCCGATTTAAAACAAACTTTGCAATATTTCACAACTGAAATGTTTGGGAAGTCTAAAATTAGATTGCGTCCTTCATATTTCCCGTTTACGGAGCCAAGTGCAGAAATTGATGTGTTTTGGGGTTTAGAAACCGAAACGGATTATAAAATAACCAAAGGAACAGGTTGGTTAGAAATTGGTGGTTGTGGAATGGTAGATCCTAATGT is part of the Psychroserpens ponticola genome and encodes:
- the pheS gene encoding phenylalanine--tRNA ligase subunit alpha, with amino-acid sequence MIDKIKGLIAEAEAFKAQSKEEVEAFRIKYLGKKGLLNDYFAEFKNVAKEQKKEFGQTINQLKNTAEAKVNALKEELESKEDIAGVYGDLSRPGEPIEIGARHPISIVKNQIIDIFSRIGFNVSEGPEIEDDWHNFTALNLPEYHPARDMQDTFFIQTDPDVLLRTHTSSVQVRYMENNKPPIRTISPGRVFRNEAISARSHCFFHQVEGLYIDKDVSFADLKQTLQYFTTEMFGKSKIRLRPSYFPFTEPSAEIDVFWGLETETDYKITKGTGWLEIGGCGMVDPNVLENCKIDPTEYSGFAFGVGIDRIAMLLHQIGDIRLLSENDVRFLEQFKSAL